A single genomic interval of Falsiruegeria litorea R37 harbors:
- a CDS encoding class I SAM-dependent RNA methyltransferase, which yields MTQQYTIARLGHQGDGIADGPIFAPRTLPGEIVTGTVDGQQLTDIRIETPSDDRVKPPCRHYKACGGCQLQHASDSFVADWKVDVVRAALAAQGLDGEMRPIHISAPRSRRRATIAVRRTKKGTLSGFHGRASDVITEIPDCHLLAPELLAGIPVAEALALLGGSRKGVLAVTLTLSGTGLDVSVQGGKPLDGPLEAALAQAAEQHGLARLAWDGEVLAMRNPPYQRFGPAKVTPPPGSFLQATKDGEEALLAAVQEVVAGSKRLVDLFAGCGTFSLPLAADAEVHAVEGEKAMTQALDHGWRMAQGLKRVTTEARDLFRRPLMPDELRKVDAVVLDPPRAGAEAQVAELAQAQVPVIAYVSCNPVTFARDAKTLVAAGYMLNWVQVVDQFRWSAHTELAASFTLSHISG from the coding sequence ATGACCCAGCAATACACCATAGCCAGGCTTGGCCATCAGGGCGACGGGATCGCCGATGGCCCTATTTTTGCCCCCCGCACTCTGCCGGGTGAAATTGTAACCGGCACCGTTGATGGCCAGCAACTGACCGATATCCGGATCGAAACGCCGTCAGATGATCGGGTAAAGCCCCCGTGCCGTCACTACAAGGCGTGCGGCGGATGTCAGTTGCAGCATGCGTCGGACAGCTTTGTTGCCGATTGGAAGGTGGATGTGGTGCGTGCCGCGTTGGCGGCTCAGGGGCTTGATGGCGAGATGCGCCCGATCCACATATCCGCGCCACGCTCGCGTCGGCGGGCGACGATTGCGGTGCGGCGGACCAAAAAGGGGACGCTGTCGGGCTTTCACGGGCGTGCATCTGATGTGATCACCGAAATCCCTGATTGCCATCTGTTGGCGCCTGAACTGCTGGCCGGGATCCCCGTGGCCGAGGCGTTGGCGCTGCTGGGGGGCAGCCGCAAGGGTGTGTTGGCGGTGACACTGACCCTGTCTGGTACTGGGCTCGATGTTTCGGTCCAGGGTGGCAAGCCGCTTGATGGTCCGCTTGAGGCCGCGCTTGCACAAGCGGCCGAACAGCACGGGTTGGCCCGGCTGGCCTGGGATGGCGAAGTTCTGGCAATGCGCAATCCGCCCTATCAGCGGTTTGGTCCCGCCAAGGTCACCCCGCCCCCGGGTTCCTTTTTGCAGGCCACCAAAGATGGCGAAGAGGCGCTGCTGGCCGCCGTGCAAGAGGTGGTTGCCGGATCCAAGAGGCTTGTCGATCTTTTTGCCGGCTGCGGCACGTTCAGCCTGCCACTTGCCGCTGATGCCGAGGTGCACGCGGTCGAGGGGGAAAAGGCGATGACCCAAGCGCTGGATCACGGCTGGCGCATGGCGCAGGGCCTCAAACGGGTGACGACCGAAGCACGCGACCTGTTCCGCCGCCCGCTGATGCCGGATGAGCTGCGCAAGGTGGATGCCGTGGTTCTTGACCCGCCCCGCGCAGGCGCCGAAGCGCAGGTTGCCGAACTGGCGCAGGCGCAGGTGCCGGTGATCGCCTATGTCTCGTGCAATCCGGTGACCTTTGCCCGCGATGCCAAGACGCTTGTCGCGGCGGGCTATATGCTGAATTGGGTACAGGTGGTGGATCAGTTCCGCTGGTCTGCGCATACGGAACTTGCAGCCTCGTTCACCTTGTCCCATATCAGCGGCTAA
- a CDS encoding L,D-transpeptidase family protein: MKRRVFGLGAVAAVGLSACGSGRDPRFRSYYGPEVTSIVVNKGARRMYLLHHQEVLKEYKVDLGFTPLGDKKVEGDGKTPEGTYLIDRRNPNSSYHLSIGISYPNANDIAEAKALGRKPGGEIFIHGQPNLLKELRRARRTKDWTAGCIAVKNDEIEEIYAMVQNGTTISLRA, encoded by the coding sequence ATGAAACGTCGAGTTTTCGGACTGGGTGCAGTGGCGGCGGTTGGGCTATCCGCATGTGGCAGCGGACGGGATCCCCGATTTCGGTCGTATTACGGCCCCGAGGTTACGTCGATCGTGGTCAACAAGGGCGCACGGCGCATGTACCTGTTGCACCATCAGGAGGTACTGAAGGAATACAAGGTTGATCTGGGCTTTACCCCTTTGGGCGACAAAAAAGTCGAAGGCGACGGTAAGACGCCTGAAGGCACGTATCTGATTGACCGCCGCAATCCCAACAGCAGCTATCACCTGTCGATTGGCATTTCATACCCCAATGCCAATGACATTGCCGAAGCCAAGGCACTTGGCCGCAAACCGGGTGGTGAGATCTTTATTCACGGGCAGCCAAACCTGCTAAAGGAACTGCGCCGCGCACGGCGGACCAAGGATTGGACCGCTGGCTGTATTGCTGTGAAGAATGATGAGATCGAAGAGATCTACGCCATGGTTCAGAACGGTACTACCATCTCGCTGAGGGCCTAA
- a CDS encoding sulfotransferase domain-containing protein — MTSKFDYFIVFAEMRTGSNFLETNLNALSDVTCFGEAFNPHFIGYPNKVEILEITQAMRDSDPGCLIDVIRETPDVLGGFRFFHDHDQRILETALPDPRCAKIILTRNPLDSYVSWKIAQETGQWKLTNVKKRREAQVRFDPEEFSRHVEALQDFQVFLLNSLQAKGQTPFYVDYEDLQNVEVMNGLAAWLGVQGRLDGLDKSLKRQNPSPVTTKVINVDEMTEALGGLDRFNLTRTPNFEPRRGPAVPSYVAGVVTPLLYLPIRGGPEDEVMSWMAGLDSVPISSLNTGMNQKQMRQWMRNNLGHRRFTVLRHPLARLHQVFCRKILNTGPGSFRKIRETLRRQYKLPIPNEAPDARYSRSDHRAAFEAFMGFVRMNLAGQTAIRVDGGWCSQAQALSAMSDFAVPDHVFREDEAAELLPLLAARYGHLETAAPEAAQPDTPFTLDDIYDDDLEKEAASIYQRDYMMFGFGPWRKD; from the coding sequence ATGACATCAAAGTTCGACTATTTCATCGTCTTTGCCGAGATGCGCACAGGTTCCAATTTCCTGGAAACCAACCTGAACGCGCTCTCGGACGTCACCTGCTTCGGCGAAGCGTTCAACCCGCACTTCATTGGCTATCCGAACAAGGTTGAGATTCTTGAGATCACACAGGCCATGCGCGACAGCGATCCGGGGTGTTTGATCGATGTAATCCGGGAAACGCCCGATGTGCTCGGGGGCTTTCGGTTCTTTCATGACCACGACCAGCGCATTCTGGAAACCGCCCTGCCCGATCCGCGGTGCGCCAAGATCATCCTGACGCGCAATCCGCTGGACAGCTATGTCTCGTGGAAAATCGCGCAGGAAACCGGCCAGTGGAAACTAACCAACGTCAAGAAACGGCGCGAGGCGCAGGTGCGGTTCGATCCCGAAGAGTTCTCGCGCCATGTCGAGGCGTTGCAGGACTTTCAGGTGTTCTTGCTCAACAGCCTGCAGGCCAAAGGGCAAACGCCGTTCTATGTGGATTACGAAGATCTTCAAAACGTTGAGGTGATGAATGGCCTTGCAGCTTGGCTGGGGGTTCAGGGGCGACTCGACGGGCTCGACAAAAGCCTGAAACGCCAGAACCCGAGCCCGGTCACGACCAAAGTCATCAATGTCGACGAGATGACCGAGGCCTTGGGTGGCCTTGATCGGTTTAACCTGACCCGCACCCCAAATTTTGAGCCCCGCAGGGGGCCGGCGGTGCCCAGTTATGTCGCCGGAGTGGTCACACCGCTGCTGTATCTGCCGATCCGAGGCGGTCCCGAGGATGAGGTGATGTCGTGGATGGCCGGATTGGACAGCGTTCCGATCAGTTCGCTGAACACCGGCATGAACCAAAAGCAGATGCGCCAATGGATGCGCAACAACCTCGGCCACCGTCGTTTTACGGTATTGCGCCACCCGCTGGCGCGGTTGCATCAGGTGTTCTGCCGCAAGATCCTGAACACCGGCCCGGGCAGCTTCAGGAAAATCCGCGAAACCCTGCGCCGCCAATATAAGCTTCCGATCCCCAACGAGGCGCCCGACGCGCGGTATTCCCGATCAGATCACCGCGCTGCATTCGAGGCATTCATGGGTTTTGTCCGCATGAACTTGGCCGGACAAACCGCGATCCGGGTCGATGGCGGGTGGTGTTCTCAAGCCCAAGCGCTGTCAGCAATGTCCGACTTTGCTGTACCCGATCATGTGTTCCGTGAAGACGAGGCTGCTGAACTGTTGCCATTGCTGGCAGCGCGCTATGGCCATCTAGAGACAGCAGCCCCCGAAGCCGCGCAACCGGACACGCCCTTTACACTGGACGACATCTATGATGACGACCTCGAAAAAGAGGCCGCCAGCATTTATCAGCGCGACTATATGATGTTCGGCTTTGGGCCGTGGCGCAAAGATTAG
- the cysQ gene encoding 3'(2'),5'-bisphosphate nucleotidase CysQ: MTYDDLIPVIRRLALEAGDKIMEIYNSDDFDVKVKSDDSPVTEADEAADALISAGLRAAFPDVLLVTEEQAASHSTKGDTFLIVDPLDGTKEFIHRRGDFTVNIALVENGTPTRGVVYAPAKGRMFFTLADGQSIEETGVLDKETVGSVQPISVSNADNDALLVVASKSHRDQATDDYINKYNVKDSKSAGSSLKFCLVATGEADIYPRVGRTMEWDTAAGHAVLAGAGGKVVRFDDHTPLQYGKDGYANPFFIAYAPDVELKEA; encoded by the coding sequence GTGACCTACGACGACCTTATTCCCGTGATCCGCAGGCTGGCGCTCGAGGCGGGCGACAAGATCATGGAGATCTATAACTCGGATGATTTCGACGTGAAGGTCAAATCCGATGACAGCCCAGTGACCGAAGCGGATGAAGCGGCAGATGCCCTGATCTCGGCTGGGCTGCGCGCAGCATTTCCCGATGTGTTGCTGGTGACCGAAGAGCAGGCCGCATCCCATTCGACCAAGGGCGACACCTTTCTGATCGTCGATCCGCTGGACGGCACCAAAGAGTTTATTCACCGCCGCGGCGATTTCACCGTCAACATCGCGCTGGTCGAAAATGGCACCCCAACACGCGGTGTCGTCTATGCTCCGGCCAAGGGTCGCATGTTCTTTACACTGGCCGATGGTCAATCGATCGAGGAAACCGGCGTATTGGACAAGGAAACGGTAGGGTCTGTGCAACCGATCTCGGTGTCTAATGCCGACAATGACGCGCTGCTCGTCGTGGCCTCAAAATCGCACCGCGATCAGGCGACCGATGATTACATCAACAAATACAACGTCAAAGACAGCAAAAGCGCGGGCTCTTCGTTGAAGTTCTGTCTGGTCGCCACGGGCGAGGCCGACATCTACCCCCGTGTGGGCCGCACCATGGAATGGGACACCGCCGCAGGACATGCAGTTCTGGCCGGCGCAGGCGGCAAGGTCGTGCGTTTCGACGATCACACTCCGCTGCAATATGGCAAGGACGGTTATGCAAACCCGTTTTTCATCGCCTATGCGCCTGATGTTGAGTTGAAGGAGGCCTGA
- a CDS encoding glycosyltransferase family 2 protein, translating to MRVRRRRRLLRCIRKSGELKTVQDNTAAIRPNDVLLISTFRNEKIRLPYFLRYYRELGVDHFLFVDNDSTDGALDYLKGQHDISVWHTQSSYRRATFGVDWMNWLARTYAHNHWTLTVDPDEFFVYPFCDTRPIQALTDWLDNSLIRSFSAMLIDVYPKGKLTDIPYQEGQNPLEIANWFDSGNYTIKKNPLYGNLWIQGGPRARMFFADTPKKSPALNKTPLVKWNRRYAYVSSTHALLPRGLNQVYDEWGGEKASGALMHTKFLDTFTAKAEEELTRKQHYAGSAEYKAYADTLSSQPELWCKWSEKYINWRQLEILGLMSKGNWA from the coding sequence ATGCGAGTGCGGCGCCGGCGCCGTCTTTTGCGTTGCATTCGTAAATCAGGTGAGCTCAAGACTGTTCAGGACAACACAGCAGCCATCCGGCCAAACGATGTTCTGCTGATCAGCACGTTCCGAAACGAAAAGATCCGGCTGCCCTATTTCCTGCGGTATTACCGCGAATTAGGCGTCGACCATTTCCTGTTCGTCGACAATGACAGCACCGATGGCGCACTGGATTACCTGAAGGGGCAACACGACATTTCGGTCTGGCACACTCAGTCCAGCTATAGGCGTGCGACCTTTGGTGTGGACTGGATGAACTGGCTGGCGCGCACCTATGCGCACAACCACTGGACGCTGACCGTCGACCCCGACGAATTCTTTGTCTATCCGTTCTGCGATACGCGCCCCATTCAGGCGCTGACCGACTGGCTGGACAACTCGTTGATCCGCAGCTTCAGCGCCATGCTGATCGACGTATATCCCAAGGGCAAGCTGACCGACATCCCGTACCAAGAGGGGCAGAATCCGCTTGAAATCGCCAATTGGTTCGACAGCGGCAATTATACGATCAAGAAGAACCCGCTGTATGGCAACCTGTGGATTCAAGGCGGCCCAAGGGCGCGCATGTTCTTTGCTGATACCCCCAAGAAATCTCCGGCGCTGAACAAGACGCCTTTGGTCAAATGGAACCGCCGCTACGCATATGTCAGTTCCACCCATGCGCTGCTGCCGCGCGGGTTGAACCAGGTTTACGACGAATGGGGCGGGGAAAAGGCCAGCGGTGCTCTGATGCACACCAAGTTCCTCGACACATTCACCGCCAAAGCCGAAGAGGAATTGACCCGCAAACAGCATTACGCGGGCTCGGCCGAATACAAAGCCTATGCCGACACGCTCAGCTCGCAGCCAGAACTGTGGTGCAAATGGTCCGAAAAATACATCAACTGGCGACAGCTTGAGATCCTGGGCCTGATGTCCAAGGGGAACTGGGCATGA
- a CDS encoding ion transporter has product MNFRQRLSSFIDHPSFGQFITGVIVINAVLLGLETSPEIMADFGGVIKTLDTLCLGIFIVEIALKLVAQGRRFFTNGWNLFDFIIVGIALVPGGQGLSVLRALRILRVLRVISVAPRLRRVVEGFITALPGMASVFLLMTIIFYIGAVIATKLFSQSFPAWFGDLGLSAYTLFQIMTLESWSMGIVRPVMEVYPYAWAFFVPFIMITTFAVVNLLVGLIVNSMQDAHQEEDHERTDAYRDEVISRLEAIEQRLAERSKTKM; this is encoded by the coding sequence ATGAATTTCCGGCAGCGTTTGAGCAGCTTTATCGACCACCCGTCTTTTGGGCAGTTCATCACCGGTGTCATCGTGATCAATGCGGTGCTCTTGGGTCTTGAAACCTCGCCCGAGATCATGGCGGACTTTGGTGGAGTGATCAAAACCCTGGATACCCTCTGTTTGGGGATATTCATTGTCGAGATCGCGCTTAAGCTTGTGGCACAAGGGCGGCGGTTCTTTACCAATGGCTGGAACCTGTTTGATTTCATCATCGTGGGCATTGCCTTGGTACCGGGTGGTCAGGGCCTGTCGGTTCTGCGCGCGCTGCGCATCCTGCGGGTGCTGCGTGTCATCTCGGTTGCGCCGCGGCTGCGTCGTGTGGTCGAGGGATTCATTACAGCACTGCCGGGCATGGCCAGCGTGTTCCTGTTGATGACCATTATCTTCTACATTGGGGCCGTGATCGCGACGAAACTGTTTTCGCAATCCTTCCCGGCGTGGTTCGGTGACCTGGGACTGTCGGCCTATACGCTGTTCCAGATCATGACGCTGGAAAGCTGGTCGATGGGCATCGTCCGCCCCGTGATGGAGGTTTATCCCTATGCCTGGGCGTTCTTTGTTCCCTTCATCATGATCACCACCTTTGCGGTGGTGAACCTGCTGGTGGGTCTCATCGTGAACTCGATGCAGGATGCCCACCAGGAAGAGGATCATGAACGCACCGATGCCTATCGCGACGAAGTGATTTCGCGGCTCGAAGCTATCGAACAGCGATTGGCAGAGCGCTCCAAGACAAAAATGTGA
- a CDS encoding SH3 domain-containing protein has protein sequence MPQLHDVTGVAADDVLNVRASASASSEKISELAHNATNVEVVDRSPDGKWGLVNSGEASGWVSFRFLAPQAENPDVPIARKLSCSGTEPFWTLEVEQGAQARFDGLGLQAMSMTADVMQQARGRIDRFSLTVGLSGVAMVRVQQCSDGMSDRAYGLDVDYLHQDGALYSGCCSLVAH, from the coding sequence TTGCCACAACTTCACGATGTGACCGGCGTTGCTGCTGATGACGTATTGAATGTGCGCGCATCTGCCAGCGCGTCGTCCGAAAAGATTTCAGAGCTGGCTCATAACGCCACAAACGTCGAAGTGGTCGACCGCTCCCCTGATGGCAAGTGGGGGCTTGTAAACTCGGGCGAGGCGTCAGGATGGGTGTCCTTTCGCTTTCTTGCGCCACAGGCCGAAAACCCGGATGTTCCCATCGCCCGCAAGCTGTCGTGTTCCGGAACCGAACCATTCTGGACGCTTGAGGTCGAGCAAGGCGCGCAGGCCCGGTTCGACGGTTTGGGGTTGCAAGCGATGAGCATGACGGCAGATGTGATGCAGCAGGCCCGTGGTCGCATTGATCGGTTTTCTTTGACGGTTGGCTTGTCTGGCGTGGCAATGGTGCGGGTACAGCAGTGTTCGGATGGAATGTCCGACCGGGCTTATGGGTTGGATGTCGATTATCTGCACCAAGATGGCGCGCTGTATTCCGGCTGTTGCAGCCTTGTCGCGCATTAA
- a CDS encoding glycosyltransferase family 2 protein, protein MTQTAATSPTQTWAEAYRLRWKRRRLLWKSFRSRHGLRVMADRTGQIRPNDILVVMTVRNEMSRLPYFLQYYRDLGVGHFLVVDNTSSDGTDLMLAEQSDVSLWQTADSYRAARFGLNWMTWLQRKYAHGHWCLMVDADELLVYAHHNIRPLPELTAWLEARGTTVFGALMLDLYPKGELNAQSYAPGADPLETINWFDVGPYRSQRQMPLGNLWTQGGARERVFFADEPRRSPTLNKIPLVKWHRSYAYVNSCHSILPPPLNRAYDGPGDNRASGVLLHTKFLPEVVSKSAIEKERAQHFHTPQDFDGYYDSVAAAPQMWTENSHQFRDWQQLEQLGLMSSGGW, encoded by the coding sequence ATGACCCAAACCGCCGCCACATCCCCTACGCAAACCTGGGCCGAGGCTTATCGTTTGCGGTGGAAGCGACGGCGATTGTTATGGAAGTCGTTCCGCAGTCGCCACGGCTTGCGTGTCATGGCAGATCGCACAGGGCAGATCAGGCCAAACGATATTCTGGTCGTGATGACGGTCAGAAACGAAATGAGCCGCCTGCCCTATTTCCTGCAGTACTACAGGGATTTGGGCGTTGGCCATTTCCTTGTGGTCGACAACACCAGCAGCGATGGCACCGATTTGATGCTCGCTGAACAAAGCGATGTCTCGCTCTGGCAAACGGCGGACAGCTATCGGGCGGCGCGCTTTGGTCTGAACTGGATGACCTGGCTGCAGCGCAAATATGCCCATGGTCATTGGTGCCTGATGGTCGATGCGGATGAACTTCTGGTTTATGCCCATCACAACATCCGCCCCCTGCCCGAACTAACCGCCTGGCTCGAAGCTCGGGGCACCACGGTCTTTGGCGCCCTGATGCTCGATCTATACCCCAAGGGCGAGTTGAACGCGCAGAGCTACGCCCCCGGAGCCGACCCGTTGGAGACCATCAACTGGTTTGACGTGGGTCCGTATCGGTCGCAACGACAGATGCCTCTGGGTAACCTCTGGACTCAGGGCGGCGCGCGCGAGCGCGTGTTCTTTGCCGATGAGCCACGCCGCTCACCCACACTCAACAAGATCCCGCTCGTCAAATGGCACCGCAGCTACGCCTATGTGAATTCCTGCCATTCCATCCTGCCTCCGCCATTGAACCGGGCCTATGATGGCCCCGGTGACAACCGCGCCTCGGGCGTTTTGCTCCACACCAAATTCCTGCCCGAAGTTGTTTCCAAGTCGGCAATCGAAAAAGAGCGCGCACAACACTTTCACACCCCACAAGACTTCGATGGCTACTACGACAGTGTCGCCGCCGCGCCGCAGATGTGGACGGAAAACTCGCACCAATTCCGCGATTGGCAACAGCTGGAACAGCTTGGCTTGATGAGTTCCGGTGGTTGGTGA
- a CDS encoding 3-deoxy-manno-octulosonate cytidylyltransferase, with protein MSVLIAIPARYASTRYPGKPLVPLTGASGNSQTLIERSWRAAMAVQGVDRVVVATDDDRIREAAEGFGAEVVMTSENCANGTERCAEAHEVLGGGFDIVVNLQGDAPLTPHWFVEDLVAGLKSAPNAGVATPVLRCDGEALNSLLNDRKHGRVGGTTAVFARDNSAMYFSKEVVPFTAQTYGDTDPTPVFHHVGVYAYRKDALSAYPTWETGPLETLEGLEQLRFMENNHKILCVEVEARGRQFWELNNPSDVPKLEAMMAAMGLD; from the coding sequence ATGTCCGTCCTGATCGCCATCCCCGCCCGCTATGCCTCAACCCGCTATCCCGGCAAACCATTGGTGCCGTTGACAGGAGCGTCAGGCAACAGCCAAACTCTGATCGAACGGTCGTGGCGCGCCGCGATGGCGGTGCAGGGCGTTGACCGCGTTGTGGTTGCCACCGACGATGACCGTATCCGCGAAGCCGCCGAAGGGTTCGGGGCCGAGGTGGTGATGACATCCGAGAACTGTGCCAATGGCACAGAACGCTGCGCCGAAGCACATGAGGTTCTTGGCGGCGGGTTTGACATTGTGGTCAACCTACAGGGTGACGCACCCCTGACGCCCCATTGGTTTGTCGAGGATCTGGTCGCGGGCCTGAAGAGCGCGCCCAATGCAGGTGTTGCGACACCCGTGCTGCGTTGTGATGGCGAGGCGCTGAACAGCCTGCTCAACGACCGCAAGCATGGCCGTGTGGGCGGCACCACCGCCGTTTTCGCGCGCGACAATAGCGCGATGTATTTCTCGAAAGAGGTCGTGCCCTTTACCGCACAGACCTATGGCGATACCGACCCGACCCCGGTGTTCCACCACGTCGGCGTCTACGCCTATCGCAAGGACGCCCTGTCCGCTTATCCCACATGGGAGACCGGCCCACTGGAAACCCTTGAAGGTTTGGAACAACTGCGGTTCATGGAAAACAACCACAAGATTCTGTGCGTCGAGGTTGAGGCCCGCGGGCGGCAGTTCTGGGAACTCAACAACCCATCCGACGTGCCAAAGCTCGAGGCGATGATGGCCGCCATGGGACTGGACTGA
- a CDS encoding DUF5927 domain-containing protein: MTVGVVMLVHTALDRAEQVARHWTASGCPVVLHVDKNVSRKAYKDFVTACSDNSMILFSQRHRCEWGTWGIVAASQSASELMLEEFPDVRHVYLASGSCLPLRPVQELIDYLAARPRTDFIESATTADVPWTVGGLDHERFTLRFPFSWKKQRVLFDRYVALQRLLRFKRKIPSGLVPHMGSQWWCLTRQTLSAILEDPERDIYDRYFRRVWIPDESYYQTLARLYSSNIESRSLTLSKFDFQGKPHIFYDDHLQLLRRSDCFVARKIWPRAERLYQAFLTDQAGAMKKTEPNPGKIDRIFAKAVERRTRGRDGLYMQSRFPRHGNENGLTSNPYSMFQGFTELFENFEPWLAKATGARVHGHLFGPERAEFAGGQNQINGALSDKAVLRDYDPNRFLTSLIWNTRGERQCFQFGPADNQKINWMVARDPNAQISVITGSWAVPLFKSNQNFAELRKEAALLQKVESDHLEILRSVWTKARVRIWTMAEFVEAPMEPIQTIIDEIGPSNPRRLGEAPKMVDLTGFGQFLQNLKNQGMHPYLMGDFPVEQGPANMSKPNRKPYLVR; encoded by the coding sequence ATGACGGTTGGGGTTGTCATGTTGGTGCACACCGCGTTGGACCGTGCCGAACAGGTCGCCCGGCACTGGACCGCCTCGGGTTGTCCGGTCGTGTTGCATGTCGACAAGAATGTCTCGCGCAAGGCTTACAAGGATTTTGTCACTGCTTGTTCAGACAACTCCATGATCCTGTTTTCGCAACGGCACCGCTGCGAATGGGGCACCTGGGGGATTGTGGCTGCGTCTCAATCCGCGTCGGAATTGATGCTCGAAGAGTTTCCGGATGTGCGTCACGTCTATCTGGCATCGGGCTCGTGCCTGCCACTGCGCCCGGTGCAAGAGCTGATCGACTATCTGGCGGCGCGCCCCAGAACCGATTTCATCGAAAGTGCCACCACCGCAGATGTCCCCTGGACCGTTGGCGGGTTGGATCACGAACGCTTCACCCTGCGCTTTCCCTTTTCGTGGAAGAAGCAGCGGGTGCTGTTTGATCGCTATGTCGCACTGCAACGGCTGTTGCGGTTCAAGCGCAAGATTCCGTCCGGCCTGGTGCCCCACATGGGCAGCCAGTGGTGGTGCCTGACCCGACAAACCCTGTCGGCGATCTTGGAAGACCCCGAGCGTGACATCTATGACCGCTATTTCCGGCGCGTCTGGATCCCGGACGAAAGCTATTACCAGACACTGGCACGGCTTTATTCCAGCAACATCGAAAGCCGCTCTTTGACCCTGTCCAAGTTCGATTTTCAGGGCAAACCGCACATTTTCTACGACGACCACCTGCAACTGTTGCGCCGGTCTGACTGCTTTGTCGCGCGCAAGATCTGGCCACGGGCCGAGCGTTTGTATCAGGCGTTCCTAACCGATCAGGCCGGGGCGATGAAAAAGACCGAGCCAAACCCGGGCAAGATCGACCGTATCTTTGCCAAGGCGGTCGAGCGCCGGACGCGTGGCCGGGATGGTCTTTACATGCAAAGTCGCTTTCCCCGCCACGGCAATGAAAACGGTTTGACCTCGAACCCCTATTCCATGTTCCAGGGTTTTACCGAGCTGTTCGAAAATTTCGAACCCTGGCTCGCCAAAGCAACCGGCGCCCGCGTGCATGGTCATCTGTTTGGGCCAGAACGGGCCGAGTTTGCAGGTGGGCAAAACCAGATCAATGGCGCGCTGAGCGACAAAGCAGTGCTGCGCGATTATGATCCCAACCGCTTTTTGACCAGCCTGATTTGGAACACCCGGGGCGAACGCCAGTGTTTTCAATTCGGCCCGGCAGACAATCAGAAAATCAACTGGATGGTGGCCCGCGATCCAAACGCCCAGATCTCGGTCATCACTGGGTCTTGGGCGGTGCCGCTGTTCAAATCGAACCAAAATTTTGCCGAACTCAGGAAAGAAGCTGCTCTGCTGCAAAAGGTCGAAAGCGATCACCTGGAGATCTTGCGCTCGGTCTGGACCAAGGCCCGCGTGCGTATCTGGACCATGGCCGAGTTTGTAGAAGCCCCGATGGAACCAATCCAAACCATCATTGACGAGATCGGACCGTCAAACCCCCGGCGCCTGGGCGAGGCCCCCAAAATGGTGGATCTGACCGGATTTGGTCAGTTCCTTCAGAACCTGAAAAACCAAGGGATGCACCCGTATCTGATGGGTGACTTCCCAGTCGAGCAAGGACCAGCCAATATGAGCAAACCCAACCGCAAACCTTATCTGGTGCGATAA
- a CDS encoding ABC transporter permease gives MAEIIFHAVVRSVRAGHNNAFIALGKNMMQVVVFVMVFYLMFTVLGLRGGAIRGDFLLYIMSGVFLFMVHIKAVGAVMGAEGPNSAMMKHAPMNTIIALLAAAIGSLYSQLLTLFIILFGYHVAVTPVFIDNPGGAFAMLMLSWFTGCSVGLVFFAMKPWLPTLVGIMSTVYQRANMIASGKMFVANSLPPFMLAMFDWNPLFHCIDQCRGFVFRNYYPRNSSWEYAFWVGIALIMVGLMLEFYTRRQVSSSWYARR, from the coding sequence ATGGCAGAGATCATTTTTCACGCGGTGGTTCGGTCCGTTCGGGCGGGACACAACAATGCGTTCATCGCACTGGGCAAAAACATGATGCAAGTCGTCGTGTTTGTCATGGTCTTCTACCTGATGTTCACCGTGCTGGGTTTGCGCGGTGGTGCAATCCGGGGCGATTTTCTGTTGTACATCATGTCCGGGGTTTTCCTGTTCATGGTGCACATCAAGGCGGTCGGTGCCGTGATGGGGGCTGAGGGGCCAAACAGTGCCATGATGAAACACGCGCCGATGAACACGATCATCGCGCTTTTGGCCGCAGCCATCGGATCGCTTTATTCCCAGTTGCTGACCTTGTTCATCATTCTGTTCGGGTATCATGTCGCGGTCACCCCGGTCTTTATTGATAACCCGGGCGGCGCCTTTGCCATGTTGATGTTGTCGTGGTTCACTGGCTGTTCGGTCGGGCTGGTGTTCTTTGCGATGAAACCATGGCTCCCGACGCTTGTGGGTATCATGAGCACTGTTTATCAGCGGGCAAACATGATCGCTTCGGGCAAGATGTTTGTGGCCAATTCGCTGCCGCCGTTCATGCTGGCAATGTTTGATTGGAATCCGCTGTTTCACTGCATCGACCAATGTCGTGGTTTTGTGTTCCGAAACTACTACCCCCGCAATTCCAGTTGGGAATATGCGTTTTGGGTGGGAATCGCGCTGATCATGGTTGGGTTGATGCTTGAGTTTTACACGCGCCGTCAGGTGTCGAGCAGTTGGTATGCGCGGCGATGA